The following proteins are co-located in the Psilocybe cubensis strain MGC-MH-2018 chromosome 5, whole genome shotgun sequence genome:
- a CDS encoding Endonuclease 4 gives MQIQEALKFIAMVSTDHFIGDIGQPLHVEAVALGGNQISVTCGGSKSNLHSVWDSGIINKLLVAQYNNSVTTWASALVSRLRTGEYNSLAASWLSCTSTTEPLIARRSGSIEDDIATILRRVDDDGDIEPLQCPIVWARDSNSFDCSFVFNFADKQDLCNSTYSVEAIPIIETQVAKQGLRLAAWLNVLFDGVPLTPSSGIPSPF, from the exons ATGCAGATCCAAGAAGCGCTCAAATTCATCG CAATGGTATCCACAGACCAC TTCATCGGCGACATCGGCCAACCACTGCACGTCGAAGCCGTCGCGCTCGGCGGGAATCAGATCAGCGTCACATGCGGCGGGTCGAAGAGTAATCTGCACTCT GTCTGGGACTCGGGTATTATCAACAAGCTCCTCGTCGCACAGTACAACAACTCGGTTACAACATGGGCAAGCGCGCTCGTTTCGCGGTTGCGT ACAGGCGAATACAACTCTCTCGCTGCAAGCTGGCTCTCCTGCACATCCACCACGGAGCCTCTCATCGCACGGCGCAGCGGAAGTATCGAAGACGACATCGCCACCATCCTCCGACGAGTTGACGATGACGGAGACATAGAGCCACTCCAATGTCCAATCGTATGGGCGCGCGATTCGAACTCGTTCGATTGC AGTTTCGTGTTCAACTTTGCGGATAAGCAGGATCTATGCAACTCGACGTATTCCGTTGAGGCTATCCCTATT ATCGAGACGCAGGTCGCAAAACAAGGCCTGCGCCTCGCAGCATGGCTGAATGTACTATTCGACGGTGTCCCGTTGACGCCTAGCAGTGGAATCCCCAGCCCATTCTAA
- a CDS encoding Nuclease PA3, whose product MYNESLGPAAPWADDVRSEAGFSWSSALHFVDAEDNPPTSCSVSESRDCGNGRCILTAIANYTTRVVDKSLSAEQIQEALKFLAIEVGGNDISVKCSGSTSNLHAVWDTDMIEKLLKANYSNSVTVWANALATRIKSGDFKSEAPSWISCSSITTPASKRRSVEDDIAAIFEKRATITPLECPLQWAQDANAFDCSFVFSFTSGEDLCTSSYFTNAVPIIETQIAKGGYRLAAWLNTIFDGATNLP is encoded by the exons ATGTACAACGAATCCCTCGGTCCAGCTGCCCCC TGGGCCGACGATGTCAGATCTGAGGCTGGATTTTCCTG GTCTTCCGCTCTTCATTTCGTCGATGCTGAAG ACAACCCCCCGACATCGTGCTCCGTCAGCGAGAGCAGGGACTGTGGCAATGGTCGCTGCATTC TAACTGCGATTGCAAACTACACAACCCGGGTTGTAGACAAGTCCCTCTCTGCAGAACAAATCCAGGAGGCACTGAAGTTCCTCG CTATCGAGGTCGGAGGGAATGACATCAGTGTAAAATGCAGCGGATCCACGAGCAACCTTCATGCC GTCTGGG ACACCGATATGATCGAAAAGCTTCTCAAAGCCAACTACAGCAACTCAGTCACAGTTTGGGCCAACGCCCTCGCTACACGTATCAAG AGCGGCGATTTCAAATCTGAGGCACCCAGCTGGATCTCCTGTTCCTCAATCACCACCCCAGCTAGCAAGCGTCGTAGCGTGGAGGACGATATAGCTGCAATTTTCGAGAAGCGGGCCACTATCACGCCTCTCGAATGTCCCCTCCAGTGGGCACAGGATGCAAATGCCTTTGACTGC TCTTTCGTCTTTAGTTTCACTTCGGGCGAGGATTTGTGCACTTCGAGCTACTTCACAAACGCAGTTCCAATC ATCGAGACGCAGATCGCTAAAGGAGGGTATCGCCTGGCTGCATGGCTCAACACCATTTTCGACGGCGCCACCAATCTTCCTTGA